CATGGAATCACTGAATTGAAGTTAGAAATAGTCTCAACTTTTACCCTGCAAGAGAAAGGTAGCAGTAAGAAAATGTAACAGCTTCAAATGGCAGGAAGCTGCCTAATAGGAAATTCTTCTAAATTCTATAGAAAACAGTTCtggaaaaaaatagaggaaaccGATGCAAACCTTAGGGAGATGACTGTCTTTCTATGTTCTTTCTGTTCCCTTTTAATACCACTATTTGCCACCAAGTAACCTGAGTTGAATAAACTAAAATGACCTCCACATTTGTAGAGCACTTCCTATTTTTGGAAGTACCTGCAAATACATTATCTTGTATTCAGACTGTAGAGTAAGAGGCAACTTGGCAAGCACTACAGACCGAACTGTGTCCTTCCAAAATTCCTATGTGCAAGGCTTAACCCTCAGCGTGACTGTATTGGGAGACAGGACCgcaaggaagtaattaaggttaaatgaggcccTAAGGTAGGTCCCTGAtccaataggattagtgtccttataagagacacgAGAGAGTAAGTCTCTCTCGCCCCCTCCCACCTCCGGATGCACAGAGAGCACAGCAGCACAGAGCAAGACGGTGGCCGCctccaagccaggaagagagctctcaccagaaacaaaCACGCTGGCACCCGATCACAGACCATCAGTTTCCAGAACTAAGATGGAATTCCTGTCCTTTAAAGCCTTAAAGACTGCGGTATTCTGTTACGGCAGCCAAAGCTGACTCAGACAGCAAGATGCTACCATGTGATCTGCTGGTAAACATCTGCCAGGAGGTGACAGAGCCAGGAGGAAGGGCTCACGCGCCACTAAAACACCACGAACCGGAGGTTCCCCACGTCGAttctgtggctttttaaaaatgtctctccTCTTTACTGAAAGGGTCACAGCAGTGAAGGGCTGTAAGAGTCCCTGAATTAGGTTCTAAGAAGTGTTGAGCCCAATCATGTGACTCCCGTTACTTCCATGGGGAAGAGGGCAACCTCCAGGCCTGTGGAGATCAGGACAAGCAATTTCCCCAGAGCCTCCCACCGACCCTCCCTGTTTTCCACATTTCCCAGAAGCAGCTATCTGATCTTCTGATTGTTGCAGTCACTGCCCCAGACACTGGCCGCCACCCTGTGTGAGATAACAGGGTGTGCTGATAACAACAAGTGACAATTATTAAGTGGTAGCCATTTCAGTGGAACACGATGTTGTGTTCTACTGAATGGAGGGTGTGAGAATAGCCTTCGTTGTGTCACAAGGAAATACcagaaaaagtattaaaaaccctccccaccaaaaacaacaacaaattaaaagaaatatattttaaaaccctCCTAGAGCTATTGTTAACTCAAAGCTCAACCTTTTTATTTTAAGGCAGGAAAGGTGGTTTTGGcaactgttctccaaagtggggTGAACAGAGACACAGGGACGACAGCGCTGCTGACCTTGGAAAGGGTCATATTGACCAGGGATGAGCGGGTAGCCCATGCCGACATGGGTGTGGTGATGCGTGTGCAGGTGGCGCTGGCCGAAGGGGGAGTGACGATCCCTCTCCCTTTCCGCTTCCCGCTCCCGCTCCACTGCAGCCTTTTCCACGGGCTGCAACAGAAACAGAGGTCCCCCTTTAATCCTCCAACAAAACAGTTAGTAGGAGTCATAAACCACCTGTCCTTTCAGCGATACGTGCTAATGATTAAAAAGTACATACAGAGATATGTAAAATTTGTTATTAATCGCAGATCATTTCAAAAGACAGGCATTCGTTTCAGCTGGAATTAAGCCAACACAGCATCCATGTTTTCCTCAAACGACTGACATAAGAGGATCTCTATATTCACTCACAACTGCAGGTTTAGAATAGACCCACCTGCTTCCCAGACACACCTGTCACAGAGGGATGGAGGCAAAAATGTAGTTGTAGAGACTTCTTTAAGGTCCAGCCTTCTGATTACTCTTCTACTCTAATTAATTTTGTGAGAAGAATCTATGTCATAATTTTAAACCTTTCTTTATCTACTATGTTCCATTGAAAACAGACACTCTACTATCATATGCTGAGAGCAAGCAGAGGAAATGACTGTCCTACACCTCTGAAGGATTCCAGAGTCTCTCAATTTCGGACCACTCAGAGAAGCTCCGGTTCTCCCAAATCATAACTGTGTTAAGGCTCAAGTTTTCTGAGATGTTTTTACCCACTAGAACTTAATCACTCTTTTCTTAAAGtcctttttcttacttaaaaaaaaaaaccctttgcaCAGTAAGTCCTCTCAGGAAAAGATTCATACATCATCTTTTCTCTTTATAGGGTCTCAGGCAGACAGACTCACAGTCACAGAACCTGTATTTCCAAACCTCTCTTTTGGAGGCAAGAACTACCacaacttttgtttttaacctgtCTTCTCAACAGTCTCTAGGACTAGCAATCGCCCTTTTttggagggcagggtgggagcaGAGCCACCTTGCACAAATACACATGCCCAAGCTACTTCAGCAGAGTTATAGGGACACGTCCATGAGTCAAGGCCAAAGCAGCAGATGCAGCCGCCACTCCTTAGCCAAGTTACTCGCTCTGGCACACGAGCACATCAAAGCTCGGTCCctataaatttaaatatctgGCTAGCAGGGGTCCTCCTGGGAAAGCAAGGTATAAATGTTCCAACGGAAAAATCACTACTATGTTACACGTGCTGacaattttttccccctgtgtaTGAAAGCATCTTACTTTTCAACCTTCCATTCTTTATATACTAGAATAAAACAGCATCCTGAAATCACAGCTGGGTCCCAAAACCATTTATATTTCAAGACTGTCTTCTAGCTTAGCACTTTTCTCCCCTCAAAAACACAGTGCTTTTAAGTAACAACAAGAGGAGGCTTACGGCGGGAGACTTGCTCCGGTACTGGTTAGCGTGCTGCTGGAGCAGATCCAGTGCTTTCGATTCCGTGGTTGTTTTTGTGTTGATGCTAGGGCTGGTATtgactttctctgcctcttctctccctgaCATCTTTCCATAAACAGGATAATGAAATCCTGGAGAGAGATAGGCCCCTGCAGATAAACAATAAACGCCACACCAAGTTAGGGgcgacatctttttaaaaaaaaatttggattaCATGAATTTGGGATGAGAGTCAGAGAGCTTAAAATAGGGAACTACATTAAGAAAGGGCTACACCATCATTAAACTGTATTTAGGTTCTCTGATTCTCTTCTCCCAGTTAATTCATCCTGATGAAGGGAGGTTATAAACAGAATTGAGCTTAGAGccatttcatacatttatgtGTCTGCTTAAGTGAAAGGAACAGTAACAGTAACGGTTATGACAGTAAGTGCTCTGAATACTTTCACAGGCAATAAAGTATCTGTCAGTCTAACAGCTAGAGCCGACCCTCGGAGCCTATGGAAACCACAGCGAAAGACTCTTAacatttcatcttaaaaaaaaaaatcttatgttaAATCAGTTTCATCTTTGGGACTTAAGCAgcataaaaacaagcaaaacaaatgcTACTCTTGAAGCATCTAATTTATCCTGAGTTTTAAAACAGCTGATATTTTGAACacagcctcctcccacccacagAGTGAGAACCCACAACACATACCAGGGTAACTGTGCATTAAGACGGGAGAAACCGCCCGGTATGCAGGGTGGCTGGGGTCATACATCTGTGGGTAAGGATAAGCGTGCAAGTACTGTATGTAGGACTGATGCTGACTCATGGGTGAGGAGACAGCCACTCTCGTTCCTCGAGAGTCCTTCCAGTTTACGGGAGTCTTCCGATCATCATTTTTCAGCTTGCTCTCATCCAAGGACTGAGAATCTGGACGCTTGGCTTCTTTGGGCTCCTCTTTGATGCTTGTCAATGACACAGGAAGGCTGGGCACACCACTCTCTTTATTGGGAGTTTTCCTGGGACTAtcttctttcaatttcttttctctgtcaaGTTCTTCTGACTTTTGCTGATCCAGGTATTTGGGCTGGTAGACATAATGATGCCACGTCCTTGAATCTGGATCCTGATTTTCAGAAACAGATTTGTTTTACAATTTCAGTTTTTCCGAAAAACCCATTCATCACAACAGCACTATTACTGTTCCTTCTACTACTACGTTaacatttgtttatgtttgcaccAAGCAAAGAGCTGTACCGCCTCCTCTCGTGAAGTAATAACTGTCTGAGGCCGGCATTGCTAATCATTCcttttacaaatgacaaaactaaAGCTTTTAAAGCTCAAGTAATATCAGGGTCACACTGCTGCCCAGTGCATGGAGCTGGGCTTCCAAACTTAGCTCTGCCAGAATTCAGAGCTGGGCTGTTAAAGGTCATTTGTTAACGTTAAATAACCTCTACAGACGTATTTCACCTAaccctcattttccttttattctctcacataggtaaaaagaattttaaaaactccagCTCCCGCTGATAACAGTAAATATAAGTAATTACTACATCAATTAACATATCGGGGTGGTGGCGGGGGTAGGGAAACCTGTGGTTTCCTCATAGTTTTCTTTATCTACTGCAGTTGAGGTTTAATGTAACTGGATCACGTCCCATCATGTGCTGACATTTTaatcaaagtaaaatttcagATTAACAGTACATATTATGGTTTTTCTATTAGGAAACTGAAGCATCCATAACCCCCGACCCCCACAAATTGTATGGTCCTAAACGCAGCCCTGTGAAGTCCCAGACGGATTCAGGCCTCCataagtggggaaactgagatccTTCAATGGCCTTTGTGACCCTCCCATCCCATTCATCATATAAACCCAATGGGTATTTAAGGCTTAAGGCCCAACTCTGGGGCAGAAATGGGTACCAAGAATGGATTCTGTTGCTCTGGGTCACAGGAGACATCTAAGCATGGGAGCAGCGTGGGGGTTGGGGAAGCTGGGAAATACCAGAATTAATGCCTGTGGGACTGCAGTAGTCAGTCAGGATGTCTCTGAGTCGTGACAGAAAGCACTAGCACGTGTCTGATTTCATGGTGACTGGTTTTCAGGTGTTCGCGCATTTAACCACTGGCTGACTGACCACAGGGCTCCGGGGTGGCTGCCTGTGACCCGTCCACCCAGACCCCTGGCTCGCCTCACAAGTGAGCAGCACTGAGCCCTACTTTCGGGCCCTTAACAGAGAGCATAACACAGGAGTCTAGGGACCTCAAGACACCTGGGTTTCATGAAAAAGATGAGGGGGAAATGTGCACTTAAGGACCCCATCTGAATATTCTTAGAAAATGccaaaataaatttggaaatacCAAAGAACTAATTATTTGAGTGATCAGACTCAGAATCTCGGAGTGAGAAGAGAACTCAGCCACCACGGGGTAGAATTCCCGCACTATGGACTCAGTGAGAAATTAAAAGACCTCGTCAGATTCAGTTAGTTAATGGCAGGGAACACGAGTCTCCAAAGCACATGGCCCAGGTTCTTTTTACTACACAAGATGAAGAGGAACTAGTGAGcagtgtacattttaaaaggacaCAAGAACTCCTGAGAAAACCTTCTAAAATATCTTTCAAGAGAAGAGGCATCGAGCCTAAGGAACCCTTGGTTGATTTTCTGGGAAGAAATCAAATGAGATCAAGCCCAGCCATATATGAGTCTCACACTGCTGTCTCCCTGAGGGGGCCACGCTCCACAGTCTTACTTGTTTAAATCTCGAGGTTGGGTCTACACCTGTCTGCTTCATAGAGTCCATGACAGATTTCATTTCTACAGCCTCCTTAATAAGCTGGTGGTTTTCCATCTGCTTAGCTTTGAAGCTGTCGGCCTGAAGCTGCTGCTGGTGATTGGAGAGAAGCTGCGATTTACCTGTCTCCTCAGTTTTATTAGGCACTGACGGCCCTAGTTTAGAATGGTTTTTGTTAGGCTCCGGAGTAGAAGGAGCTTTTGAGATTGTGGCCGACGGCATGTTTTTCTGTTTACTGTCCTCCTTGCCCAGCTCTTTCAAGGGGAGCTCGTTTTTCCTTTCACAGTCTCCTCGCCCAGTTTGGGCCATTTTCTGTTCAGCCAGCCTCTGGTCCTCATAGTACTTCTCATACTGCTGTCTGTAGGCCGGGCTGGTGGCCATCAGAGACTTCTGGTCCATGTAGAGCCCGTAGGCATACTGGCCGTAATACAGTGACTGAGCCAGGGCCGGATGTCTCTGCGTGATCACCGACTGGTGCTGAGGCTGTAAGGATGCAGAATTATGGTCCACTTTCTTGGCCTCCAGCTGCTCTGccttgtctttcttttctgcATCTTCCTCGGACTCCTTCTTGATCTTCATTCCCTGGGCGCTACCGCCGTTCCCAGTTACAGGGGCGCCCACCTGCCCAGGGTGCAGGTAACTAGGAGAATAATAAGGGTCGTAGCCATGGTAATAGGGAGAGTGGGACTCTTTCATTTGCGATGACTGTGCTGCAGCTGAAGGATGCCCTTTGACAACGCCGTCCTTGCTAGAAAGAATATCGGACGGGGAACTGGCCTTTGACCTCATGCCTTCGGACCTGCTGTCAGAACCACCATCATCGGCAGCATCCGATATGTCCGAGTAGGCGGGGCTGCTCGTCTTGGCGGCGGAACCCTCCGCCCCATTCTGGGTCAGCACGTGCAGCGGGGCCATGGGCGCCTGCCCGTTCACCAAAGCGCTGCACTCCATCCTCGAGGCACTCCcgatggaggggctgggggcgtTGTCGGTGAAAGTGTAAACCTTATCAGCCTCGGCTTTGATACTGGCCATCCGGCTCTCCTGCGACTCGGACAGGCCGTTGGCCAGCCCCTCACTCTTGCTGAGATGGTCCTTTAAAAAATGCCCGGATAAGTCTTTCCCCGCCCCCTTGGCGTCCTCCAGTTTGCCCAGCTTCGCCTCCGTTTTCGGGCTCCCCgtctctttcccttctttgtcCTTCAGCTTTcgcttctcctttttctttttgtctttgagcGACACGAGAGCTGGGTTCACGGTGATGGGCTCCCCCATGATCGTGGGCTTTGGCTGAATGGGTTTTAACGGAGGGCTCTTTGGTGTGGCCTGAACCACCGTGGTCGTGAGGGAGGGCAGCCCGGGGATGGTCCCCGTGGTAGTGCTGGTAAAAGCTGCGGTGGGTATAGCGATTAGCTGCGGGGGCgtgggggccggggcgggggcgatGGGCCGGGCAGTTTTGAGTTTGGAGAGGTTTTTGTCCATTTTGCAACTGTTGGCTTTTTTGCCCTTTTCTTTCTCGCCCACGTTTTTCTTGTCAATGAATCCCTCCGCTTCCAGTTTGGGCATCTCGGCAGCCAGACCTCCGTCTGCGGCAGTGCAACTGTCTAAGGTGGCCGTCATGTTGGAGATGACCGGGAGGTTGTTCAGGTCATTGTTCGGCCCCTTCTTTTTGCCCGAATTCTTCCCAGCCTTCGATCCAATCACAGAACCCGGACCGTTGCTCATCAGCTCTCTCTTTCCCTTGGGGGTCCCCGGGGGGTTCCCCGAGCCAGGGGATACCGGCGCCTTCACCTGCTCGTAGGTCGAAACACCTGCGCTCGGCTCACTGCAGTCCAGGGCCACGTTGCTCAGCGCCTCCTCGCAGTCCGAGATCTTGTCCTCGCTGTCAGGTTCGAACTCTAGCTTGTTCTCCGGGTCCAAGTGCGCATGAGCCTGGTGGTACCTGAGGCCGTTAATGTGCTTGTACTTTTTGTTGCAGTTTGGATGAGGACAATCGATCAACACCGGAGAAGAGCAGCCTTGGTCCAAAAAAGTAGTCTCTGGTTTCCCTTGAGGGGTGGTGGGGGTGCTTCTCGAATTTGTGCGGATGCGTTTCCCGGGCTTATTGTCCTCGGAGCTGGAGTTCAGGTCAAGCTCCATTGGaggcttgtttttccttttgttggtgGAGGAGGGACTGGCTTTGATGTCCTCAGCCGCGCAATTCGGGGGTGTCCTTCGCCCGCTGGCGTTGAGGCTGCCCCGCCTCCCTTTCCCGTTGGCCCCGCCTCTGTTCTTGTTCTGCAGCCCTCTGGACTCTGTGAAGCTGGCCTCCGAGCCCGGGGCGGCTGCGGCGGACCTGGCTCTCTTCCCTCGGCCCCGGCCCCCTCTCATCTCCAGGTCACTGGTTGGTGACTCACAGAACCTGGGGAAGCAAGGAACAGACGTCAAAACGGGCATCTCCAAAGGAGCCAGGTGAAATCACGAGGCACATGAGGTGGCAGAGAGCAGTCAACACCCCAGGAACTCCAGGGCTGggcccagagaaggaaaagacatcCTACTCTTCCACTGAGAATTTCAATACCCCCAAAAGAACAGGCTACCGAAGGCTTACATCCACTCTCAGCAAACCAAAGAAAACCAACTCGGGTAGCTAAGCTTCAAATCTAGTTCAAATTCCTGTtttgagaaaggagaacaaaggagaaagagaaggggcaGGAAGTAGAGAACTCCCTACAGAAAAGAAACCCAGTATCTGCATTTTACTGTGTTCAGTCCTGAATTGTTCATTGCTCTTTTGCCTGGTTTCAATTACAGACAGACTTTTATGTATTATTAATCTCTCTCTATGGTTTCCTTGCAAAGGGAGGATGGGGAAAGagaggggaagaagaggaaggaggagagaaaacagagCCTGAAATCAAAGGCCCTGTGCATACCTGGGAGGGGCCCAGTCGTGCTTGGTGCAGTCCAGTAAGGTCCCTACGTAAGTCTTGTTCCTCCACGTGACATTGACCACGAGGACACCTGCAGGAGTGGGGAATGAAGAAGGACCAAGGTTAGCACCAATTACTCTATTTCCAGttcatttattattactattctttTTACCAGCAAAGCTCCATTCTCATTTGCTTTCAAAAGCTGTGGTTTgcattcttcctctttctggtttcAGTGACCTCAAGTGAAAACCCACaggaaactgtgtgtgtgtgtgtgtgtgtgtgtgtgtgtgtgtgtgtgtgtgtgcgcgcgcacgcacacacgcgcaAGCATGTGGTACAAAAGGGTAAGACTGCGTGTGAGAGCGTAATCAAGATACTGCTGACAGAAGGAAATGGTTTTTGCCATGTCCTGCTGTAAAACAGCAACACTCACctcttaatttttctattattacaCATAATTGCTTTCGTTTGGCAAGCGGCCAACAAAAACTAAGCGCCAGTTACCAGTGCTTAAACCAGAAGGTGACTGAAAGTCATTGGTTTTGTTTCCAGTTCAACAGTACAAAATAATGgtgatttttatttagaaaaagaaatgatgtgcATGCACAAAAATAGGTTTGGGGGTAGGGGGAAGCGGGGGCTTGGAGTCCAGAGAGCAATCAGCTACGATTTCTTCTTCCTAATCCTCCCTCTCTGGCTTTGTGAGACAAGAATCAGCCCTATGGTATCTGTTTCACTGTTTGGTCTTGTTTCATATTAAGGACTCCCAAAATAGCCctctttagaaaataaatgtgcaCAATAGGTTTGCCCTTGGGGTTATCTTTAGAATCAACTTTAGTAAGCATTTGCCACagaggattagaaaaaaaaaatctcaaaaccaACACACTTGTTTCCTGCAAGCCATTCTGCTTTTCCCAACTGCTTTGCAGACAGACAATCTAATTTAGCACTGCATCTGTGAATTACTAAACTTAAGTGCACTTAGTATACCAAATGTCACAGGGAAACAAAATATaacatcctttttatttctctagagGACAGGTTCCAAATTTTTTTAACTCGCTCCTTTAAAGCATATATAAAAAGGACTTAGATTTTGagacatatataaaatatgaggGTAAAAAAGTGAAGTATTTAAGTGTGCCTTTGTTACTcaacacccccctccccaactcaCACACACTTCTTGGAAACACCAAGAGACAATACTCAAAGTCTGTTTCTAGCTGTTTTACTCACCTGCTATCGCCATTCTGAATTCTGCAGAAAATCTGTATTGAACTCCTTTATGGTAAGGGACACCTCATAAGGTAAGACTCATTTCCTTGGGAACGTATTGAACAGCAGGTAAAATATTTGAATGGTTGGGACTCAAGTAGTGAGGAAGAGaggatttctttcaaaattctcaaaaagagatttaaaaattgtttcccaTATGGTCTGTGTTACTATTACTTAGGTGACAGCTGAATTTACTCACTGTATCAATAgtatgtgtgttggggtgggggtagtTTGCATGAAGCAAAGCAAGCACTCCCTCAAATCACAGTTGATTCCATTCTAAttcctttaggggaaaaaaattttttttaagccattgagTATAAAAATTCATACTGAGATGAGAATCAATTGCAGTTAGGCATTTGGTCAAAATTTGCACAAGACAGAACAATTGGAGGAAAGGATTCTTTTATGAGCACATCCTTTCAGGAAAAGGGAGGGGGCGGGAGAGAAGGCGAAGGGGAACACAGAGCTGTTTTTCTCATCATCTGCTCTCTGGGGCACTGTGTGTGGTGTCAAAGACCTTTGCAGCTGCTTAAAATTCTTTAGCATGTCAGCTATATTTACAGTGCAGGAATGTATCTGTATCGCCAGAAGGTTACTGCATTTTAACTTTAGATGCAATAGGCTGAATCACTGCGTTCCAGAGTCCCTGATGTAGcacaaatgtataattaaaattgCTTGAAAGGAAACATGAAAGAAACAACAAACCCTCCATTCTTacagtaataaaattaaaaacaggaaaagtcTGCACAGACACTTAACATTTGTCTGCAGTGAAAGGCTTTTGTTATTGCTTTTCCCCTAAGGGTTTCGCGTTTCCAGCAAACGCTGGCCTCGGATTGGCCGGCGCCTGCTGGGAACGCCGGCGTCTGATTGGCTGGGCCGAGGGCGGCCGCCCGGAGCAGCGGGGCAGCGATGGGGGCGGATAAAGGAGCATCGCCTGGGGAAGAGGCGGCGGCCAAGGTAGCGGGCCAGCCACGAGGCGGGGGCAGGTTCTCTCGGGGACAGCGGGCTGCCCGGCTCCGTAAATCAACGCCAGCAGGTCCTTGTGATGAAAGGCTACTACTGTCCGTGTGACAGGGCCGGGTTTCCCACCACGACCCACGCCGCGCAGCTCCACCCAACACGCAAACCCACTCCCAACGCTTGACACTGAATTCGTGGCCTCAAAAACAGGACAAAGGAAAAAGTGGGGTCCGG
This window of the Camelus dromedarius isolate mCamDro1 chromosome 3, mCamDro1.pat, whole genome shotgun sequence genome carries:
- the ZNF608 gene encoding zinc finger protein 608 isoform X2, with protein sequence MSVNISTAGKGVDPNTVDTYDSGDDWEIGVGNLIIDLDADLEKDRQKFEMNNPTNTTTSSSSKDCGGLASSGAGATAALADGLKFASVQPSAPQGNSHKETSKSKVKRSKTSKDANKSLPSAALYGIPEISGTGKRQEVQGRPGEATGMNSALGQSVSGGGGGGGGGGNPNSNSISTGTSAATAGAAACGKSKEEKPGKSQSSRGAKRDKDAGKSRKDKHDLLQGHQNGSGSQAPPGGHLYGFGAKSNGGGASPFHCGGTGSGSVAAAGEVSKSAPDSGLMGNSMLVKKEEEEEESHRRIKKLKTEKVDPLFTVPAPPPPIPSGLTPQILPSYFSPSSSNIAAPVEQLLVRTRSLGVNTCEVGVVTEPECLGPCEPGTSVNLEGIVWHETEEGVLVVNVTWRNKTYVGTLLDCTKHDWAPPRFCESPTSDLEMRGGRGRGKRARSAAAAPGSEASFTESRGLQNKNRGGANGKGRRGSLNASGRRTPPNCAAEDIKASPSSTNKRKNKPPMELDLNSSSEDNKPGKRIRTNSRSTPTTPQGKPETTFLDQGCSSPVLIDCPHPNCNKKYKHINGLRYHQAHAHLDPENKLEFEPDSEDKISDCEEALSNVALDCSEPSAGVSTYEQVKAPVSPGSGNPPGTPKGKRELMSNGPGSVIGSKAGKNSGKKKGPNNDLNNLPVISNMTATLDSCTAADGGLAAEMPKLEAEGFIDKKNVGEKEKGKKANSCKMDKNLSKLKTARPIAPAPAPTPPQLIAIPTAAFTSTTTGTIPGLPSLTTTVVQATPKSPPLKPIQPKPTIMGEPITVNPALVSLKDKKKKEKRKLKDKEGKETGSPKTEAKLGKLEDAKGAGKDLSGHFLKDHLSKSEGLANGLSESQESRMASIKAEADKVYTFTDNAPSPSIGSASRMECSALVNGQAPMAPLHVLTQNGAEGSAAKTSSPAYSDISDAADDGGSDSRSEGMRSKASSPSDILSSKDGVVKGHPSAAAQSSQMKESHSPYYHGYDPYYSPSYLHPGQVGAPVTGNGGSAQGMKIKKESEEDAEKKDKAEQLEAKKVDHNSASLQPQHQSVITQRHPALAQSLYYGQYAYGLYMDQKSLMATSPAYRQQYEKYYEDQRLAEQKMAQTGRGDCERKNELPLKELGKEDSKQKNMPSATISKAPSTPEPNKNHSKLGPSVPNKTEETGKSQLLSNHQQQLQADSFKAKQMENHQLIKEAVEMKSVMDSMKQTGVDPTSRFKQDPDSRTWHHYVYQPKYLDQQKSEELDREKKLKEDSPRKTPNKESGVPSLPVSLTSIKEEPKEAKRPDSQSLDESKLKNDDRKTPVNWKDSRGTRVAVSSPMSQHQSYIQYLHAYPYPQMYDPSHPAYRAVSPVLMHSYPGAYLSPGFHYPVYGKMSGREEAEKVNTSPSINTKTTTESKALDLLQQHANQYRSKSPAPVEKAAVEREREAERERDRHSPFGQRHLHTHHHTHVGMGYPLIPGQYDPFQGLTSAALVASQQVAAQASASGMFPAQRRE
- the ZNF608 gene encoding zinc finger protein 608 isoform X1, whose amino-acid sequence is MSVNISTAGKGVDPNTVDTYDSGDDWEIGVGNLIIDLDADLEKDRQKFEMNNPTNTTTSSSSKDCGGLASSGAGATAALADGLKFASVQPSAPQGNSHKETSKSKVKRSKTSKDANKSLPSAALYGIPEISGTGKRQEVQGRPGEATGMNSALGQSVSGGGGGGGGGGNPNSNSISTGTSAATAGAAACGKSKEEKPGKSQSSRGAKRDKDAGKSRKDKHDLLQGHQNGSGSQAPPGGHLYGFGAKSNGGGASPFHCGGTGSGSVAAAGEVSKSAPDSGLMGNSMLVKKEEEEEESHRRIKKLKTEKVDPLFTVPAPPPPIPSGLTPQILPSYFSPSSSNIAAPVEQLLVRTRSLGVNTCEVGVVTEPECLGPCEPGTSVNLEGIVWHETEEGVLVVNVTWRNKTYVGTLLDCTKHDWAPPRFCESPTSDLEMRGGRGRGKRARSAAAAPGSEASFTESRGLQNKNRGGANGKGRRGSLNASGRRTPPNCAAEDIKASPSSTNKRKNKPPMELDLNSSSEDNKPGKRIRTNSRSTPTTPQGKPETTFLDQGCSSPVLIDCPHPNCNKKYKHINGLRYHQAHAHLDPENKLEFEPDSEDKISDCEEALSNVALDCSEPSAGVSTYEQVKAPVSPGSGNPPGTPKGKRELMSNGPGSVIGSKAGKNSGKKKGPNNDLNNLPVISNMTATLDSCTAADGGLAAEMPKLEAEGFIDKKNVGEKEKGKKANSCKMDKNLSKLKTARPIAPAPAPTPPQLIAIPTAAFTSTTTGTIPGLPSLTTTVVQATPKSPPLKPIQPKPTIMGEPITVNPALVSLKDKKKKEKRKLKDKEGKETGSPKTEAKLGKLEDAKGAGKDLSGHFLKDHLSKSEGLANGLSESQESRMASIKAEADKVYTFTDNAPSPSIGSASRMECSALVNGQAPMAPLHVLTQNGAEGSAAKTSSPAYSDISDAADDGGSDSRSEGMRSKASSPSDILSSKDGVVKGHPSAAAQSSQMKESHSPYYHGYDPYYSPSYLHPGQVGAPVTGNGGSAQGMKIKKESEEDAEKKDKAEQLEAKKVDHNSASLQPQHQSVITQRHPALAQSLYYGQYAYGLYMDQKSLMATSPAYRQQYEKYYEDQRLAEQKMAQTGRGDCERKNELPLKELGKEDSKQKNMPSATISKAPSTPEPNKNHSKLGPSVPNKTEETGKSQLLSNHQQQLQADSFKAKQMENHQLIKEAVEMKSVMDSMKQTGVDPTSRFKQDPDSRTWHHYVYQPKYLDQQKSEELDREKKLKEDSPRKTPNKESGVPSLPVSLTSIKEEPKEAKRPDSQSLDESKLKNDDRKTPVNWKDSRGTRVAVSSPMSQHQSYIQYLHAYPYPQMYDPSHPAYRAVSPVLMHSYPGAYLSPGFHYPVYGKMSGREEAEKVNTSPSINTKTTTESKALDLLQQHANQYRSKSPAPVEKAAVEREREAERERDRHSPFGQRHLHTHHHTHVGMGYPLIPGQYDPFQGLTSAALVASQQVAAQASASGMFPAQRRQMQYNSVAC